The DNA segment aacactcCAACAACTATTCACGTGTTAGTTATGGCAGAGCTTAAATCAAAGATGTATagatgaaaccatagacaatttagacCTTTACAATGATTTTACATACTCCTAACAATACTTCAAGACTTGACATAGATCGAATACGCAAGCGTTTTAATACAGACACGAACTGCAGTACTCTTCTAGTAAGAAGAGAagtcgtaatttttttaaataagataattaatctaatttattagGATTTTTAAGACAACAATTGGAgctagattattaaaaataacagagTGTAAGCTTATTCAGGTTAATTTAATGGAAAATAAACTTAAGATATCGGCTCGCTGTGCACACACTCCGTCTTCACTTCATCATCATATCCCTACTCCTAAAAAGGATTTAAAGGATTCACGTCATTTCTATATTTTTCCGCAGTGTGTGTAATTCAAGATGACAGATGGatgaataaacatataatttatattcatttaaaatattactaatactacaagtgtttaaaataatcgttttataggaatatttttttttagtcattAAAATggtgataaaaatgttaaaagtgaTATCACCATATGACTTCagtactttataattaatgaagagacttagtatttatttgacttattgtcatttcaaaaaaaaaaaaaaattatacagcaCCGGTTTATGAATATTTTGAGTTGAcagagtataaataatattaaaattatgcgtATTAAATTAAGGATAAATTAAAcagagtaataattataattatgaacttttatttaaaagtcatTAAGTCTTAACCtctttatgaataattataatttcaataaatctaAGTGTGCAcaagaaattataatacattggCCACATTTCCACCAGCCATTACAatcttattcaataattataactaaGATACATAAAGACAATAATTAGagctatataattaaaaataacagagAGTGTAAGCTTATTCAGATTAATTTAACGGAAAACATGATTAACATTCGAAAATTCATATTAATTCTTCCTAGCAAACATCAAATGAGACATTTTAATTGAGGACACTGAGATCTTTAAATTGTTTCTTATAATGTAAAGTGAAGAAGCTCGCATCGAATTGTTAGGTACATAATTAAATTCGATGTGTCCTCATTTATCTACAAGTAATTCTAAACTTATCATCTACACGACACACGATCGACAACATTTATATTCAACTATCTACGCCTCTCATACATTCTCACAGCCCTGTCGACCTTAACGACCTTAAACTaacaatacttatatttaagcgTATTCATTATACTGCAAATGACTATAAATTACtttgtcattttataaaataatttccatcTTTGGATAATTAGTTgatgaaaaatgttttcttcATCTTGCACCTTCTCTACCTACAATTACAAGGtgggaaattttaaataatcgttttaaaatgattaaagaCAGGTCGACTGatacaataaatgtataaaaaataaatgcatattatGTAGAgtataagattaatttaataaatgaaagaatAATTGTGAGAGTTAattgtgaatatatataaatggttaaaaaaatttaagcctAACACAAGTTTAAAGTTTCTTTATTACTTGCGTAgatgttttaaaatgataataattttcaaatgatacaataaataattacaaaattaaagataattaaaaaaaaatcaactagaCTGGAATCGTGAGTATTTCCGAAGATACTAAAATTAGGTTTATgagtataaatatgtaataagacATTATGAAGTTATACGATCCCACCTACtcttaaaatgtcaaaattttaatctattatCTACATGTTTCAGCATCCGGTTTGAAttattgctaataaaatatacttattcaaGGTGAAgacataacaaataaattacactGATAGAATATAGGTACAATTATCCTAAATGCAATTGTAACTTAATATATGTGTACCGTtcattatcaataatttatataagtttgtttatttataacatttccatcttaattttaattgatggtttttgaaatacaattaaaagtgatattaattaataactaattagTATTAGGCTTATTATGAAGGTTTTGATTTGTAGATACGCTTAAAATacctacaattttaatatacaatatttaagttTGATATAGGTAGGTGGGtgaagaatttatattatatatatatatatatgtatgaaataatcACAGAATTTACACTTTATTTATTCACTTAATGTTATTTATGatagtatattaaattgttaatgcGTATTTGAttcaaaactattaatataattcatattatgcCTTATCTCGAACAAGTACAGTTGATTTAAAATGTTCTTAAGCTTAATAGAGATAACATTTCAGATTGTTTCAGacgattattattgtatatctcATACTGAACTAATGCATAATAGTAATATGAATGTATGACTAAGTGTAGTAATTTTAaaggataatatttatattttatagtgagtttgaacatttataaacttaattttaaaaaatttagtaaatatactGAAATAGAAAAACCTAAGGTTTGATAGTATCAATATGAACACTTAACACAATTATAAGCCAATTTATATCGAGGTGTGAAAGGACATGGACCTGCACGTCGGAGCTCGCTGTCACCACGCCTCAGTATATCGGATGTCGTACTCCTGCAGTTGAGGCAATCTTTGTCGTAGTATTTCAAAGGCTTCCGCTGACAGCTTTGTGCTGTTCAAATTTAATCTCCTTAAACTCGATAGCCCTAAAATACCAAACCATTTTATTACGACATTTTTAGCAATTCAGttgacaaatataataacatatcgACGCGACGATTAAAAgatgaaattaataaactagTAATAGAAAAAAGAGAAGAAACTATaacggatatatttttttaaatgaaaaaaatcaatttatcttagataataatatgtatatgaagacagttaaaatatataaaaattataataattacctgACAATGCTTCGATTCCCTTGTCGGATACAGGAGTTTCACAGAGGTTAAGAACTTGCAGACGTGGCAAATGTTCAGCTATGAGTTGTACGCCGGTATCGCCAAACTTCGTTGcccataaatttaaataacgcaGTGATGGTAACtacaaaatagtaaaaaaacattattttttttctgttaagatttaattttatacatataattgtatGATGATTAAATGTAATGGTAATGGTTGTAATACCTAAATTTAACGATGTACATatctacttatattttatttttatgtctgcAATGAAgatgctgtcgaattggagggcgttagtagctacgacacagttttatactattgtagttactatcgttagatattgtttatgatatgtataatttgttcaaaataaataaataaataaattatctctacggactgaaaaaaaaaaacttaaaactcgTTTGAAGagtattttaaagaaacaagTTTGTGTACAACTTAGAATACAGTCAACATATCAAAATCACTAATAAAATTACTCTTATCTTTTATAGGcactttaatattgtttaaaaggcAACATCTATCTGACTGccacgttggtctagtggctaggtaTAAGACCGCAGATCTCAGAGGTTCAAACCCtcggtcgggccagtaaaagttattgggttttgtcTGTCGAAAAGTCTCAATAGCAGTCTGAAgtctggaagttcgaagagtGTACATCCTCGAAATTCACGTAAAGGTCGTACGCCTAAACTCTTACCGGTCGTgtctgattgccgtcccatcggattatgataacTGATTAAGAGTGAGATAATAGTGTGCATCTATATTTGCGTCCACACCtgtgcacaataatatgttctgcgcagttggcaaaTCACTCTTGAGAATGGTCGCCACGGCCGATATTGGTGAGGAGAACATCATTGAATATCATAAAAGATTTACTAAATCTAAACACCAACAACggatatttgttaaaattaaattacttgagAATTATAAATGAAGAGGTAGTAACTTgaggtaaaaaaaaagttttccaCCTTTATCAAATGATGAGCACACGCGCTGGTGACGCTAGTGAAAGCCAGGCTGAGACACTCGAGGTTGCCGAGCGCGCCGGCGTCCAGCAGAGCCGCCACGTCCGCGTCCGTCGCGCGTACCGGCAGCGCCAGCCGACGTGGACCTCCCTGAGCCTGCTGTTcacattgaatttattaatttcagaaAATAACAATCAGGTACCTGTTACTTGATACCTGAGATTATTACAAGCACAGTTTTTGTTGTTATTCGACGAAATGCTAGCCATTggtaatcctaaataaataatcctaaataaatttaataaaaataaatgtaggaAAAGCTAAACATTTATACTTATTTGGACTTTCCTGTAAAAACTTTTTCATCGCGTCATATGGCAATATTTTAAATCCTTATTCAGTTTCGAGAAGTTTTTGCGTTTATGCTTGTAGTGCTCCGTCAGCACAAAAACAGATATTCCGTAGTCATCCTCATCGTCGATTTCATCCGATAAATCATGATACGTGTTCACTTTCTCCcggatactatttttattatgaactaattagtaataaaataataataaacaaaattatacttttaataataaacaaatgctACTTATGCAAGACTTCTAGACGTGTGGTAGATAACGTAAACTGGTTAATATCAGTTTTAGCCACTGTGTGTATTACATTACTACAAACGCTACAACGTCACCTAGCTGATTTATCTATTTCTTTCTTGATTAATAACAAGAAGAGCTATACAAGTCAAACTTAAGTTTCATGTTACACATTGcttttattacatatgaatTTTTATCACGGAGTGAtatcgatgatgatgatgatgatgatgatgccatcgaattaaaaaatatatataaagataaaatattccgaaatatacattatttacagtaacagcctttaaatgtcccactactgggctaaggcctcctctctatttttgaggagaaggacgacgagatggcctagtaggtggaacgcgtaaatcttaaccgatgatcgtgggttcaaacctgggcaagcaccactgaattttcatgtgcttaatttgtgattataattcatctcgtgcttgatggtggaGGAACACATCGTGGgttaacctgcatgtgtctaatttaattgaaataatgtcACTTGTGtattataccaacccgcattggagcagcgtggtggactaagccctattttatttattaatattataataataagatattgtTTTCTTACCAATCTTTGTAGCGTTTGTTGGCGTTCACACAAATCTTTGTAATACCGCTTGCCCAGTTCAGTTCCTTGCAATGCGGCTATAATTTCAAGCTGCGTTTGTTCGCCACTAGCAACTTCCCATTCTAGCATAAGACATAATGCTTCTAGTGCTGCcggctaaaaaataaaaaatgtctataaatatttttattaagatatgtTATTATTACGTTGCATAATGTAATGTAGGTACTTACGTGTTCAGTGAGGGCCACTATTACGAAATCGGGTAAATGCTTGCTCATGCTTTGAAGGAAACTTTTTCGTTTACAGCAACAGGCGAGGAGAGATTTTAACTGAAGACAAAACAAATgtgattttatagtttttaataaattaaaatacagagGTAGGTATTTCCTAATATTTATACCCTTAAtgatattatgtacaataaaataatactggCTCGAAAACATAATTCGTTAGATGTCTTTTTATAGGATTAatgcatgaaaaatatttatatataatttttatttgggaGCATCGTATTCCATGtagtatgaaaaaataaaaattataaattgatatcaAATAAAGACACCTCTATTTAACAAAGAACGAAGTACTAGCGACCCGAAAAAAAACCGGAAAAATACactcagaatatatttttaattaaattgttgttcGTTTTATTCCAATTGAAACGCcacactattatatattatattcctttaaTTTTTTCGTATAGCTTTAGGGCCCATGTTGTACATCGCACAAATAGCCATTTTTGCACAAGgtaaatgtattaaaagtaataataatgtcctccagaccgttttcggccaaggcggccaatatcaagagagattagccaactacgcaggagatattatagtgcgcaaacacagatgcactctctattccctcactctcataatatgatgggacagcaatccgacacgaccgaaaagagttcaggcgcaggaccaacggctttacgtgctttccgaggcacgggagtgtacgcacttccaacttccagactccgggctgctactgagaattttctgacagaaaaacccaataacttttttctaGCCCGACCTgataattgaacccaggacctccgggtctgcggccttacatcaagtaactagaccaacgaggcagtcatattaaAAGTACAGGCATATCGATATATCAGATACCTGtctaaatgaaatgaatgaatataaagtacctattaatctataaatagtatattattgaaCGTGGATgggttatatgtataatttgtatatattttgtataaaatgttaaaaaccgATGTTggttttttgtcaaaaaaactGTTTTCGTACGTTTTCAGAGCTAACACTGGCTTAACCTTaggagataaataaaaacaatgtactAAAAATTGTAGGACTCAAAAAAGCATACAAAAAATCCGCGAACccgtaattttataaatattacgagatatttaaataaaagcatgaAAAAATACGCAGAGCATGTTGTACtatgctttatgcatatatattattattttatgcccTTAGCACTGTACTGTATGGGAAAATAGATCGTTGAGCGAATGTTTATAATatctcattaaataaaaaaatgcatgctataaaatacttattttacccgtacgaagtcaggACGGGCAGCAAGAAATTTAATtaggtttaaaaatttaattttgataatgttttcaataatactcttgtatttattgtttataatatgctGTATGTGTTTAATTGTGTatacaaactttttaataataaattaccatATCTCCCCAAAGTTGGCAGAGTTGCTTATGTGGCAGTGAAAGCGAAGGATCCGAAGGGGCAGCGACGCGCAACCAAGAGGGCGGGCACGGGCGAGCGGCGCGGGCGGGCGCCACGCACGCGTGCGCCGCGCAGCGCGCGTCCGCCGCCAGCCGCGCCAGCACGCCGCCCAGGCACGCGCCCACTCGCGGGCATTTCATGGCGCCGGCGCTAAAAGGTACAGGCTGAAGTACCCCCCCGACGACGATTAGCCAGTCATCGTACTCAGAcctgaaaattaaatagttttaaatttctGAAACGTTTTAAAAGGGCTTTATCTGGCTCTTCAGGTGACCAAGGGGAAGACAATTTTATGAGGTTTGGAGAGGCCGATTTAAGTGGTGTACGCCTTGTCAGtgaaaattatactattttgtGAACTTACATGTGCTCTAGTATGTCTGCAAAACAGAGCACCTCCAGCTCACTATCGTCGCAGCGATGAGGAGAACGGTCTTCGCGATAGCGGTCGTCGATCGCGGCGAGTGCGACGGACGCGAGATTAGGCGCAGCTCGTGGATGTGGGCATACGGCGCCGCTACCATGCGTGACTTGCACGAACCTCCGCACGAGATTCTTCCCGGAGTTGTGTGCGCTGAGAGCGctgtaaaaatagttatttagaaTAAGAATTGAAGCCTAATGTAATTCATTAATGtcggattatttattttttttatatgttaaattaaaaataataggtatattatgtatttcatttataatgctTGCCGGTAGACATAAATCACTATTgctaaatattttgtgtatatattttgaatgatgttttttgtatttcaatatagtgaaaataaatcaatgacATAATTATACCTAAGTTATTTCAAAAGCGATAGGACTTTCAGGATCATTGCTATATAGAAACTGCATCTTGGCGTTATTGTTTCATGTTGTTATGTTCGAGCAAATCTAAAGAATTTTCTGTTTtactacttattttaaaataattggcattatttattatatctgcaAATGAAAAGTATCTCTGGGCAATAGATTATTTAGCACCTACTAGGTTTTgcgaatataaaatcaaatttaattcaattctcGGTTTGGCATAGCTAGCACTTGGGTCAATATTAGTAGGTACGTAGTAAGTTATGCAACGCAaccattatacaatataaatgatgtaatTAACTAACGATCTTTGCCATGGCATCGTCCTTATTGGTTGCATTAAACTTGTTTAGTACTGTCTTAGAAATGTGATAGGTTGATGTTGAATGTTACCTTATATAATCTCTGACGAATTGACGAGCAGTTGGTGCTTTACCGAAGTCTACATTCCTGGTTAAAACACGACGGACTGGCGGTGCCAGCGCAGGCAGCGGTGCCGAACGCGGCCTCTGCCTACACAGCCGTGCGAGTAGTGCGCAAAGGTCGCCGTTCACACAGCGCTCTGCCAGCAACGGTGCAGCTACGCTGGTTACATTTTCCGCCCATTCTTCCCAATCTTGACCAtctttattctaaaataaaattgggAATGTTCTATAGGATCCGCCATGAAGAAAATCATTTTACCGAGGTTATCTCAGCCGCGACGTTACTTATTTCTGAAACATGTTATATAACCTAATGAAGatgttttatgatttatattcattttataatttatatatcttatgccgggcttatatttaattttgcataatttttataataaccttgcttttgattattttatcgcGGAGTTTGACGTCAcgacatacattattttatatatttgttcctCAATTACTGCAGTAGTTAACGCTTATACTAATTAAAGTTGTATTTGTTAACAAGTTGATAATGATGTCTGTAGATAAATGTGTTAACTACGTCAATGCCCCTCCAATGACGACCGGCTTACAACAGATGTAATGGATGAGAGATGTTTCAAGAGAGAAAAGTAGGAAGCAGTTTTATAAGGACAAATACATGACATCCGCACGTCTCGTAAAtacttagaaaaaaattaagattaagcATCCATTGacgctaattatttatttaaacaaaagttaaTGGTATTTCTTTCATTTCAATACCATACTGGTTCTTGTTTAAATTCCATATTTCTTTCTAAGCGGTACAAGCTTGTAATAGATAGCACCGGAGTAGTGTAAATGTTTATGatccaatattaaatatttacaatt comes from the Nymphalis io chromosome 1, ilAglIoxx1.1, whole genome shotgun sequence genome and includes:
- the LOC126769844 gene encoding C-Maf-inducing protein-like isoform X2, with product MPSYSQEINVNVNSNDDNAFKVKKKENNDQVKCVATDVANNGVPDGLNADQRLAFALRDFLGTANMVPAEDGPSLSNIEQQMPFIDETVDMEERMQSEEEPPQNHETDEVLNNAACRLRRWRAASRKLRRPRIINNLSTEDECNGVVKTFNGGHTDLADRLRSLAAASNMSASAGELLSLAPPPSAATAPPSPGCLLTPSLADQSCAEYFGSSPECCADSSGLKSYNVAGVPLPPPGPRYKLATEGALRVCCFQHTRTVVDKILGAKFFRRWETHILSLLEDHVVSKTPMGLLERPLSYSCMQEVYCISRWDPARKYCLRIVMPHGSLLLQANDAYTRDQWYYSIVWRRNMIRYRNFLTKSVRKEVVLKELKNMVDFVMTTPLQDESVTRAPLQILTDLLSENKDGQDWEEWAENVTSVAAPLLAERCVNGDLCALLARLCRQRPRSAPLPALAPPVRRVLTRNVDFGKAPTARQFVRDYISALSAHNSGKNLVRRFVQVTHGSGAVCPHPRAAPNLASVALAAIDDRYREDRSPHRCDDSELEVLCFADILEHMSEYDDWLIVVGGVLQPVPFSAGAMKCPRVGACLGGVLARLAADARCAAHACVAPARAARPCPPSWLRVAAPSDPSLSLPHKQLCQLWGDMLKSLLACCCKRKSFLQSMSKHLPDFVIVALTEHPAALEALCLMLEWEVASGEQTQLEIIAALQGTELGKRYYKDLCERQQTLQRLAQGGPRRLALPVRATDADVAALLDAGALGNLECLSLAFTSVTSACAHHLIKLPSLRYLNLWATKFGDTGVQLIAEHLPRLQVLNLCETPVSDKGIEALSGLSSLRRLNLNSTKLSAEAFEILRQRLPQLQEYDIRYTEAW
- the LOC126769844 gene encoding C-Maf-inducing protein-like isoform X1, which translates into the protein MPSYSQEINVNVNSNDDNAFKVKKKENNDQVKCVATDVANNGVPDGLNADQRLAFALRDFLGTANMVPAEDGPSLSNIEQQMPFIDETVDMEERMQSEEEPPQNHETDEVLNNAACRLRRWRAASRKLRRPRIINNLSTEDECNGVVKTFNGGHTDLADRLRSLAAASNMSASAGELLSLAPPPSAATAPPSPGCLLTPSLADQSCAEYFGSSPECCADSSGLKSYNVAGVPLPPPGPRYKLATEGALRVCCFQHTRTVVDKILGAKFFRRWETHILSLLEDHVVSKTPMGLLERPLSYSCMQEVYCISRWDPARKYCLRIVMPHGSLLLQANDAYTRDQWYYSIVWRRNMIRYRNFLTKSVRKEVVLKELKNMVDFVMTTPLQDESVTRAPLQILTDLLSENKDGQDWEEWAENVTSVAAPLLAERCVNGDLCALLARLCRQRPRSAPLPALAPPVRRVLTRNVDFGKAPTARQFVRDYISALSAHNSGKNLVRRFVQVTHGSGAVCPHPRAAPNLASVALAAIDDRYREDRSPHRCDDSELEVLCFADILEHMSEYDDWLIVVGGVLQPVPFSAGAMKCPRVGACLGGVLARLAADARCAAHACVAPARAARPCPPSWLRVAAPSDPSLSLPHKQLCQLWGDMLKSLLACCCKRKSFLQSMSKHLPDFVIVALTEHPAALEALCLMLEWEVASGEQTQLEIIAALQGTELGKRYYKDLCERQQTLQRLQAQGGPRRLALPVRATDADVAALLDAGALGNLECLSLAFTSVTSACAHHLIKLPSLRYLNLWATKFGDTGVQLIAEHLPRLQVLNLCETPVSDKGIEALSGLSSLRRLNLNSTKLSAEAFEILRQRLPQLQEYDIRYTEAW